The nucleotide window CCCCAGTTACAGTATTATGATAGAACAAAAAGGTGCTGGGTATCACCATTTTACTCACAATAGACAACTCTGTTTACGACCCGATTGTTTCACCACTGTCCTTATATAAAAGAGAAGTGATTTGTACCAGTGGGGAGGAACATGACCCAAAAAAGGTTGGCAACCCTGCCCAAACAAGCAGACTCAACGCGCTGTGTGCGCACAGTACAGCAACATGCAGTCTTCTGCCAAGTATTCACTATGCTGGCAACTTACAACCGTTTTCCTCATAAAATGAGTAGTTGGCAGTAGATCATAAATTGCAGAAAAGCTTCAACTTCTAAACCACTTTAGTGTTGTGTGTCAGAGGCATTTaagcagccacctctggggtgaaaTGTGTCAGGGCTCGTCAGGTACTCTGCACAGCAGAATGGACATCGGTATTATCCCAATGCAGATGGCTAAGGCACAGAGGTATTTCCAGAAATCATACAGAGTGCAAGTGACCGAGGCCGGGGCTCATCAAACTGTGCTGCGGGGTATCGCACCAAGTTACAGCCCGATCAGGGCATGATACCCTGCCTCGCGCTTTAGGAATCGCAGCCTGTGTCTGCTCTCTGAACCCCACGTTAAGCATCACAATCCACAGCCACTGAGGATAGTCCGTTTTGTAACCATTATACAGTAAAATAGAACAGACTGAACATCTTGTCACATTGATGCAGGTTCTGAAAGTCACCTAAAGTCTCAACTTTGTCAGTACAACTGTTttatgaattgggggggggggggggggggggtaaacctCACAAAATAACCGTTAATTATCTAAAATAACATGAAATTCACAGATCAGGCACTCCGGGGATCGGGAAAACCCCAGCAAACAGCTCCACCTCCTCCTTCAGGGATGATATTTTCCCCCTGTGTTTGCCATCGGACGCCAGCTTCTCCTTGAATTCCTTCAGCGTAGCTTTGGGGTTCATGTCGTTCTGAATCTCCAGCGTCAGCTCGATGCCTGGGAAAGAACCACGCCAACATGAATTAAATCACCACGTGGTCAGTGGCCACTTTCCTGCTGTATGGGCAGAGTCCCACAAAGTGTCATTGACAAGTATTCCTGCCCATAATTGTGGCTCGGGAGACTTGGCTCGCCCCAAAGGGCCGTCAGTGGGATTTAAAAAAGgcaatattatttaaaaatatttatttaaaatgatcAGAAATGTAAAGCGCACCTGCCATGGACTCAGTACTTTAACACTACAAACCTAATTTAATATATCAGGGAAAGGTAATACAATACTGGGAGAGGAGCAGTCATAAGCAAGGCAGTTCCTGACCCGAAGAGCTTATAATCACATCAGTGCCTGAATCCTAGTTATAGCTGCACTGACGGAAGCGGCTGAGGGGAAAATAAAAGCTAActcggttacagaggccccaacaAGTCACCTGAAGGGTGAGGACCCGGTCCCCTTATACTCCATCCTAACAAGGTATTCAAtgattagattgcaagctcttgagGTGGAGATTAAGTGTAGCTGTAGAAGCCCCTGCACATTTCTACTTCCATAGTCCGCGCCACGTGCAATAAAACAGCATGCCTCGTGCAAACAACGGATCTGCTCGCGGTTACAGAAGCCCTCACCTCGGTGAATAAAATGTGCCACTTTCTTGAAGTGTTCCTCCAGGAGTCCGCGGGAGGTTAGGGCCGGGGTCCCGAGCCGGAGGCCGCTGGGCCGCAGGGCACTCTTGTCTCCTGCGGCGGAACGAGGAGACACGGTGAGGTTTACAGATAGCCGGCAGTCTGCACACAGCAGTTGCAACGCAGTGGCTTTTTGGCAGCTTGCAACAATATCGTGTTCTCTGCCGTCTTGCAACCGTCTGCTACAGAAACTGTCCTGCAGGAATCTGTGGCTACATGTAAATCAATGGAAGCAAAACACGAGACAGACGGCATGTTTGTCAGACACAGTATGTAGCTGTGGAATAGTGATTCAGTCTTTGTAGACGATGCCTTACCGATAATGTTACAGGTAACCAGTGTGTTTTACAAAGGAACTAttccagcaatatcctacgtgtgtgtttttttaaataaatcagttctgtactattagaggttttatttttattcaactcaatgccatttttaatgagttttaatagaGTATCCGCTGATTTCTATAACcagttttagccacctccccagcagatCTTTGTaaccctttcctgtttgtgatcatttgttgccaaatttcccagcagtttgagcagcaaactgtaacaatagataatgttaccttggtaatataagaatatattgtagctgctgagttatactggctaaaggattgattgaaaccgaaagacagccatttagtgaacccaggatctttgctgatcgatcacgggagaattaATTGATCGGAGGCTCACCATTATTTTTCAAATCgataataaaaatttaaaaaaaaagtgtaaccaCCGTTACAGTATCCCTACTCCCAAACACAAGACACTATTATTTTTGTAACACTACTACTTTTCAATATGGATTATAGCACTTCACGGCCCTAAAAACATCTATTTGTATTCAGCGTGACATGCGATACATGCTCATATTTCTCACAGCAGCCACGTGGTTACAGAACAGAAACGTTTAatttctaaataataataattaaaaaataaaaccactGACTAGCATACAGTAGAGAAATGAATAGCGTTAAATATTGAGGTTTGCTTTATTTCTCTGTCTTAACCCATTTGCCATCAGCCTGACCATCAAGTCTGTAGCTATGCTCTGCAGGTGCCTATAGGGGTCACATTACCCTCCCCATGCCAGCCATGTTGAATTTGCCCTGATGGCCTGGCGCCCTCCATGCGCGGTGCTCACCTGGGCAGGTGTTCTTGTTGCAGGCGATGGCGCAGGCTTCAAGCACCTTCTCTGCCCGCCCGCCGTCTGTTTTCCTGTTCCGCAGGTCGACCAAGATCAGGTGGTTATCCGAGCCGCCTGCAACGGGGAAGAGAGATATTGAAGAGCGATGTTCTTCAGACGCTGCGGTGCTTGAGAATTCCTGACCTCGCAGGTCTCTTTATCAGTTGTTGCGTCTCCCTCCCTCAcgtaggggggggggcacgaggtgCAGAATAAGGATAAAAAGGGAGAGTGCTTTCTTTAGCAGGCTTATTCCAAGGAGCGGGACGATGCTGCGCCGCAGACGCGTCACCTGTAACAATGTGGTACCCCAGCTCCCCCAGCGCTTCCGCCAGCACCCGGCAGTTAGAGATGACCTGTGCCTGGTAGAGTTTGAACTCCGGGGTTAGGGCTTGCTTCAGAGCCACAGCAACTCCTGCAAAACAGGACAGGGGTGGGGAGGAATATAAAACTCTGCAGAGCCACTGAATTCTCTGCATCTCGAGACAATCGCTTGATCTCACGCTGCAGGACGAGAGAAATAATTATCAGTAACCCGCAGTGTACCCATTCACAGCGTCTGGATATTTTATATGGTGCTCTGCCGCTTGCAATTTTGGCACCAATTTTGAATGGGTTTGTAAGCTTTTCAGGTGTagacctgcagtgtgtgtattactgctggtaAATAGTAGTGTGACTGGtcttacagtatattatacacgtCGCACCGGTATTaaacactcttcccccccactcaacAGTGACGCGTTTTTATCCCTCGTGTTGATACCACGTGTCGTTCTTGGGAAAGAAAACTGTAAAGCATATAATAATTTAACCTTTACATTGCCAGAGGGGCTAGCAACACACTACTTTCTCATTGTATGGAGTTGCGGGTCATTCAGGAAGCAATGGGGTTAATATTATTAGTTTTAATAATTAATAAGGTAgtttggggaagggggggggttatCCGTCAGCTGGGTGACCTGTGACACTGAGCacagaatggggggtgggggaggtgaccCCTCTTTACCTGCGATGGCGTGATTGTGGGGCCCGCCCTGCAGCCCCGGGAACACCGCCTGATTTATCAGGCTCTCCAGGTTGTACAGGATTTCCTTGCCGGACTTTGAATCCACGCTGCGGACCCCTGGGAGAGAGAAGACGGATGTGATTCtaacacaggggggctcaacctccagtcctcgagaccccccccccccccaacaggtcaaggttTTCTCCCCCTGGGGGggcgggtcttgaggactggagttacacacccctgttctaacaccttCACGCTGTCTGCGGAGAAAATTATTTTTTCGTTAAAAACTCCACCACTTCAGAGATACCCCCTCTATATTTTAGGGTTTATTCGGGGGGGTTGGTAACAAATTATTGTTATGTGATTGCTAAGGATAAACGGGAAACCGTAAACTCATTTTTTGCAACTTCTATATAatgtaagtggggggggggggggggggggaggggacatatGTTTGCGTTCAGGTGGCCGGTTCTGCAGCTCccgaaggctgcgcttatagtgacggcgacgtggTCAGGCTggggtcgctggaaaaatcaaattgagatgacttccagcaattgcggccaagccgtcgctccgcgctaactataagcgcacgcgacggtggcaatgcatttgttttgacgcgacgtcgcatcgctgtcagcgtcactataagcgcagccttacacaggaaaaaaaaataattttacttttttaaatcaaactaatattttgaatattaaaaaaataaataagtacacTGCTATACAGTATAACTTAAACGTTACCCGATTGTTCGCAATCCAGTAAATTCTGTCACTCCGTGTCCTTTCTCTGCACTGTTACTCAGTGATAATCCTGCAGTTTCCATCCTTCAcctgtctctgtccctataactgtACCTGTCTgcaggtctcgctctctgtccctataactctgcttcTGTGCGCAGGCCTCTCTGTCCCAATAACCGTCCCTGTCTGcaggtatgtatgcatgtatgtctttatttgtatagcgccataaaatgtacatagcgcttcacagtagtaatacatgtcatataaataacaaatataaataacagatcatgggaataagtgcttcagacatactgtaaaagtaacattaaggaaggagtccctgctccgaggagcttacaatctaattggtaggtagggagaacgtacagagacagtaggagggaatactagtaagtgcgtctgcagggggccaagctttgtgtcatgtgtccatgattatccagtgctactcatatgcttctttaagcagatgtgtcttaaggtgggtcttaaaggtggatagcgagggggctagtcgggtattgaggggaagagcattccagaggtgtggggcagaaagtgagaaaggtttaaggcgggagagagctttaggtacaaagggggtagtaagaagacttccttgagaagaacgcaagagtcgtgatggtgcatagcgagaaattagggctgagatgtaatgaggggcagaagaatgtaaagctttaaaagtgagcagtagaattgagtgtgagatacgcgatttaatcggaagccaggagagggatttcagcagggaagacgctgagacagatttaggaaagagtagagtgattctggcagcagtgtttaggatagattgtaggggagacaggtgagaggtaggaaggccggacagcaggaggttgcagtaatcgagacgtgagagaatgagggcctgagtcagagttttagcagttgagtaacagaggaaagggcgtatctttgtgatattgcggaggaaaaagcgacaagttttagaaacgttttgaatatgagaggagaatgagagagaggaatcaagtgtgacccctaggcagcgtacttgggctactgggtgaatgatcgtatttccaatagcaatgtggaaggatgtagtagggccaggtttgggaggtagtataaggagctctgtttttgccatgttaagtttcagtcggcggatggccatcctggatgatattccagagaggcattcagaaactttggtctgtatagcaggtgtaaggtcaggggttgaaaggtaaatttgtgtgtcgtcagcatagaggtgatatttaaacccaaaagatgtgattaggtcacctagagagagtgtgtagagagaaaagagaaggggtcccaggacagagccctggggtacccccacagagagatcaatagaggaggaggaggtgttagcaaaagagacactgaaggtacgatgggagaggtaagaggagatccaggtctcgctctctgtccctataactctgcctctgtgagCAGGCCTCTCTCTGTCCGAATAACTCTGaacgcagggctctctctgtcccaaTAACTCTGCCTcggtgcgcagggctctctctgtcccaataactctgtgcgcagggctctctctctctgtccctataactctgcctcggtgcgcagggctctctctgtcccaataactctgcctctgtgcgcaggcctctctctgtcccaataactctgtgcgcagggctctctgtccctataactctgccacTGCACGcaggcctctctctgtcccaataactctgtgcgcagggctctctctctctgtccctataactctgccactgcacgcagggctctctctgtcccaataactctgcctctgcacgcagggctctctctgtccctataactctgcctctgcacgcaggcctctctctgtcccaataactctgtgcgcagggctctctctctctctgtccctataactatGCCTCTGTGCGCAGTGCTCTCTTTGGCCACCCCACGCACCTTTCCGGTAGAAGATAATCCCAGCCCTGCAGCCGCGCAGGGTCTTGTGCGTTGTGGTGGACACAACGTCACAGTGTTCGAATGGGGAGGGGACGACACCAGCTGCCACCAGCCCGCTGATGTGAGCCATGTCAGCCATGAGGAACGCGCTGTTCTCATCCGCGATACGACGCATCCGAGCATAGTCAAGGTTACGGGAATAGCAACTGACCCCTGGAGGGAGACAGGAAGGAGACAAACATTAAATACATTGGCATTGAACGGTTTATCACAGCAAAATCCCATTAATAACACCAAACTCAGACCACTATATTCCCTAAATCAGAGTGTAAACTCTGCAGGCAAACACTCTCTTGCCCTTGTAATGTCCTACCTTCCAGGCCCTGGGAACTAATTAGTAACCAATTGCTTTGTAGCATGTTGCTGTTCTCACCTGCAATAATTAATTTCGGATGAAACAAGCGAGCGTTTTCCTCCAGCCTGTCGTAGTCGATGTAACCCGTGTCCGGATTCACCTGAAGAACGAGCagcaaaaaataaacacaaaaaccaCATCTACTTCTTCCCCCGCATCTCCCACTAACCCTGAGGTTCCTAACTCCAGACCTCAATGGAGCACTAACAGTTCAGgtgaaggatacccctgcttgagcactggtggttcagtcaaaatgattgatccacctgtgcgaATGTGAAGATTGCcataaagctgcagtccaagctgcccttggggtttttttttttgaagtgaaacttccttagtggcacctcattcgtgatggggcaaaaaagaattgtggagacaaaaatgaaacggatgtgacgtcagtgctggcagttgaggccgggctgtgttctggctcagcccgaccccaacactgacatcacacccgctccacaaatcagatgcggcggcgatagccgccggcgccgctcctaatcacccccccccccccccgagccccacaccccccacacaccgtgacatatgcggcggcgatagccgccgctcctaacggccgctgccatgccgcgcagcctctctcctccctacctccgctttcctgctgacatgcggcggcggctgTCACGTAAGGTGTGTTAAGGGGTATTTAATTCCCCTCATCCGGCACGGGCTCTGTGGTGTTGCCCGCCGTGGAGTACGCTGCTCCGTGGTGGGATAGCTGAGGCCgaggctccaccccctgccctgtcactcctgctttggtaacgggaggaggggggtaacgggaccacgtgtcgccgggggggctgggagtccgcagctccgtgtccgAAGATCAgcctggggtagtgggagtcgggaggaggggggtagtgggagtcgggaggaggggggtagtgggagtcgggagatggggggtaacgggaccacgtgtcgccggggggggggggggggggggggggctgggagtccgcagcttcgtgtccgcagctccgcctggggtagtGAGAGGCGgcaggaggggggtaacgggaccacgtgtcgcggggggggggggggggggctgggagtccgcagctccgcctggggtagtgggagggggggaggaggaggggtggggggcacaacacagagagacattcacacaacacagagagagagacacacacacacacacacacacacacacacacacacacacactgactgactgactgacactgactgacacactcacacactgactgacacactcacacactgactcacactcacacacacacacacacactgactgacacactcacacactgactcacactcacacacactgactgacacacgcgcacactcacactgactgacacgcgcacacactgactgactgacacacgcgcacacacacactgactgacagactgacactgactgacacacacacacacactgactcacactcacaccgaCTCACaccgactcacacacacactgactgacacacacacacactgactgacactcacacactgactcacactcacacacactgactgacacacgcgcacactcacactgactgacacgcgcacacactgactgactgacacacgcgcacacacacactgactgacacacgcgcacacacactgactgacacacgtgcacacacacacactgactgacagactgacactgactgacacacacacacactgactgacactcacacactgactcacactcacacactgactcacactcacacacacactgactcacactcacacacactgactcacactcacacacactgactcacactcactgactcccactgactgatacacatgcacacactgactgacacacatgcacacactgactgacacacacgcacatacatactcactgactgacacacacacacacgcacatacatacatactgactgactgactgacacatacactgactgacacggttgccgagcacgcgcgttataagtcaatttctgcgacaaaagtcaaagaagtttcacttactatgcgcgtgcacagcacacacagctttttttttaaccctttagtATGTTCATCAATACATTCCACACAATGCGATCAattggtgaagattcggctcgggggttcactaaatggctgtcagtgcagcagaagaggaccaaagatgcaaagtgctgtggggaagatcatgtgaccaggcagtctctagatacaattggtgcactgctagagagagggcaggactcaaaaaggtgtgtcagagccagtttcagaagaggaaggggatgtgactttgtaaatggttactatagaaacaaaatgtgcttgttatattataatacattcaaaatgtcagagttaaaaaataaaataaaaaaaatgctacaagtattttcacaTTACAGAACCgattaaaaaacacatgtagactattgcttggtctgcagctttaaaacctgcactgttagcggtgcgtgaggactggagttgggaacctttGCACATAACcacattagactgtaagctcttcaggcaaGAGATAAGATCCTTATCCTATTATCAGGGGAAAACACACACGTGTAACAACTCTACAGACTGCTAATGAGAGGGAACTGGCTGAAAAGATGAAGGAACACGCTGCACTGCAGAAGATTTCTGCGTTCATACTGCAAGAGTGGCGCAGGGAGACTTTAATAATACATAAAAGACATACAGAGTAACGTCAGCTCTCCCCgtcaaagtttttaaaaaaaacagggaAAGCATAAACAGTGTGGAAGATAAAATAATgagggtcccatgttaaaatggacatgaagcaaaaaaggtgacactgtgcgctcatatgcatgtcattacccagaatccctagctgcagtggaagcactgtatgctaagagataatggggaagggcagggtggcagAGCTGTccgagacacgtgaatgtgcgcACACGGggtatttatatttgctgcacactctgcgtggagggtttttgttacttttttactcaccataacttatacaATGTGCGAACCTTAACATGTCATTTATCTTCAGTGCGGACATTGCTCTGTATATCTCTTAACAATCGTTATATTGTACTTTTCCGTACTGCGGCTTCATTATACTTATACACACTAGTGGCAGGTCCTCCCCGTGGCATATACCAGCTAATTGCCCGTTATTCAGTCAGCGGATGCCCGCTCACCTTATACGGCATGGACTCAAAAAAGATGGACGTAGCCGAGATTTTCTTCTTCTCCGTCATGAACCCGTGAGTCAGGTGACCACCGTCCGGCAGATCCAAGCCCATGATTCTCCCGTGAGGCTCCACCAGGGCGGTGTAAACCGCAAAGTTTGCGGGGGAACCTGGCGCAAAGCAAATATAAAGATACAGCCCAGGAgacgggggtgggaggggagggggggggcaatggtgtgTATCACGTGTTCCAAGAGACGGCCACGAATACCAACAGCAACTGTGTGTCACGTGTACTAAGAAATGTCCAGTATGAGTGAGCGTGCGTGGTTACTGCCTGCGTGAGTGAGCGTGCGTACTGCCTGCGTGAGTGAGCGTGCGTGGTTACTGCCTGCGTGAGTGAGCGTGCGTGGTTACTGCCTGCGTGAGTGAGCGTGCGTGGTTACTGCCTGCGTGAGTGAGCGTGCGTGGTTACTGCCTGCGTGAGCGTGCGTGGTTACTGCCTGCGTGAGCGTGCGTGGTTactgcctgcgtgtgtggttAATGCCTGCGTGAGCGTGCGCGGTTACTGCCTGCGTGAGCGTGCGCGGTTACTGCCTGCGTGCGCGGTTACTGCCTGCGTGAGCGGTTACTGCTTGCGTGAGCGGTTACTGCCTGCGTGAGCGGTTACTGCCTGCGTGAGCGTGTGTGGTTACTGCCTGCGTGAGCGTGAGCGTTACTGCCTGCGTGAGCGGTTACTGCCTGCGTGAGCGTGCGCGGTTACTGCCTGCGTGCGCGGTTACTGCCTGCGTGAGCGTGCGCGGTTACTGCCTGCGTGCGCGGTTACTGCCTGCGTGAGCGGTTACTGCCTGCGTGAGTACTGCCTGCGTGAGCGTGCGTGGTTACTGCCTACGTGAGGGTGAGCCTGCGTGGTTACTGCCTACGTGAGGGTGAGCCAGCGTGGTTACTGCCTACGTGAGAGTGAGCCAGTGTGGTTACTGCCTACGTGAGAGTGAGCCAGCGTGGTTACTGCCTACATGAGTGAGCCAGCGTGGTTACTGCCTACGTGAGAGTGAGCCAGCGTGGTTACTGCCTACGTGAGAGTGAGCCAGCGTGGTTACTGCCTACGTGAGAGTGAGCCAGCGTGGTTACTGCCTACGTGAGAGTGAGCCAGCGTGGTTACTGCCTACGTGAGAGTGAGCCAGCGTGGTTACTGCC belongs to Ascaphus truei isolate aAscTru1 chromosome 11, aAscTru1.hap1, whole genome shotgun sequence and includes:
- the SHMT1 gene encoding serine hydroxymethyltransferase, cytosolic: MAGIPFINGEVSDLWASHNKMVLEPLETNDPEIYEIIRKEKHRQRYGLELIASENFASRAVLEALGSCMNNKYSEGYPGQRYYGGTEFVDEMEILCQKRALTVYGLDPQKWGVNVQPYSGSPANFAVYTALVEPHGRIMGLDLPDGGHLTHGFMTEKKKISATSIFFESMPYKVNPDTGYIDYDRLEENARLFHPKLIIAGVSCYSRNLDYARMRRIADENSAFLMADMAHISGLVAAGVVPSPFEHCDVVSTTTHKTLRGCRAGIIFYRKGVRSVDSKSGKEILYNLESLINQAVFPGLQGGPHNHAIAGVAVALKQALTPEFKLYQAQVISNCRVLAEALGELGYHIVTGGSDNHLILVDLRNRKTDGGRAEKVLEACAIACNKNTCPGDKSALRPSGLRLGTPALTSRGLLEEHFKKVAHFIHRGIELTLEIQNDMNPKATLKEFKEKLASDGKHRGKISSLKEEVELFAGVFPIPGVPDL